One genomic segment of Thermodesulfobacteriota bacterium includes these proteins:
- a CDS encoding inositol monophosphatase family protein produces the protein PRFGPTMEWDTAAGQAVVENAGGTVIEMETGEPLRYNREDLLNPWFMVRISKCDEA, from the coding sequence ACCCCCGCTTCGGCCCCACCATGGAGTGGGACACCGCGGCGGGGCAGGCCGTGGTAGAAAATGCCGGGGGCACGGTTATAGAGATGGAGACGGGCGAGCCGTTACGGTATAATAGGGAGGACCTCCTGAACCCGTGGTTCATGGTAAGGATTTCGAAGTGCGATGAGGCATAG